The Streptomyces avermitilis MA-4680 = NBRC 14893 genome contains a region encoding:
- a CDS encoding urea amidolyase associated protein UAAP1 → MATATTYGARAHARAQEGARTEAMPVVPASAWPAPPCAAGHLVWAETVAGGNYTHRVLARGTELRLTDLRGDACAHLLLYVADRPWERLNVADTVKVQWNAYLGEDRLLLSDQGRVLASVVADTSGRHDALCGTSTLVRNTERYGDGTPQSASPAGRELFKLAAAKNGLEPRDLPPSLSFFQGVEVRDDGTLDFTGSAGPGGSVTLRAEQDLTVLIANVPHPADPRTDYVSTPLEVLAWRADATRPGDPLWEATPEGRRALLNTAEFLAARGLA, encoded by the coding sequence ATGGCGACAGCGACCACCTACGGGGCACGCGCCCACGCCCGGGCGCAGGAGGGCGCCCGGACCGAGGCCATGCCCGTCGTACCGGCGAGCGCCTGGCCCGCGCCGCCCTGCGCGGCGGGCCACCTGGTGTGGGCGGAGACGGTCGCGGGCGGCAACTACACGCACCGGGTGCTGGCCCGCGGCACCGAGCTGCGCCTGACCGACCTGCGGGGCGACGCCTGTGCGCATCTCCTCCTGTACGTCGCCGACCGTCCGTGGGAGCGGCTGAACGTAGCCGACACGGTCAAGGTGCAGTGGAACGCCTACCTCGGCGAGGACCGGCTGCTCCTGTCCGACCAGGGCCGGGTCCTCGCCTCGGTGGTCGCCGACACCTCGGGACGGCACGACGCGCTGTGCGGCACCTCCACGCTCGTACGCAACACGGAGCGGTACGGGGACGGCACCCCGCAGTCCGCCTCCCCGGCGGGGCGCGAGCTGTTCAAACTGGCCGCGGCCAAGAACGGTCTGGAGCCGCGCGACCTGCCGCCCTCGCTCTCCTTCTTCCAGGGCGTGGAGGTACGTGACGACGGCACCCTCGACTTCACCGGCTCCGCCGGCCCCGGCGGCAGCGTGACCCTGCGCGCCGAGCAGGACCTCACGGTGCTGATCGCGAACGTGCCGCACCCCGCCGATCCGCGTACGGACTACGTCAGCACCCCGCTGGAGGTGCTCGCCTGGCGCGCGGACGCCACCCGCCCCGGCGACCCGCTGTGGGAGGCGACCCCCGAAGGCCGCCGCGCGTTGCTGAACACCGCCGAATTCCTTGCCGCGAGGGGGCTCGCATGA
- a CDS encoding TetR/AcrR family transcriptional regulator — protein sequence MGTSGRRVGRPRAAQRPDSGLSPRDELLTAAAELFTTRGYAATTTRAVAERAGMRQASMYHYVSGKEELLAALLESTVTPSLALARHLLAEDAAPAESRLWELCRTDVELLCGGPHNLGGLYLLPEVHTERFAGFHAVRAELKDTYRQLLAATAVGGALAKSELDLRTDLVFGLIEGVILVHRSDPERPVSAFAEATADAALRIVGV from the coding sequence ATGGGGACCAGTGGACGGCGGGTGGGCAGACCGCGCGCCGCGCAGCGGCCGGACAGCGGTCTGTCGCCGCGCGACGAACTCCTCACGGCCGCCGCCGAGTTGTTCACGACCCGTGGCTACGCCGCCACGACCACCCGTGCCGTCGCCGAGCGGGCCGGCATGCGGCAGGCGTCCATGTACCACTACGTCTCCGGCAAGGAGGAATTGCTCGCCGCGCTCCTGGAGTCCACGGTCACGCCCTCGCTCGCCCTGGCCCGGCACCTGCTCGCCGAGGACGCCGCCCCGGCCGAGAGCCGGCTGTGGGAGCTGTGCCGCACGGACGTGGAACTGCTCTGCGGCGGCCCGCACAACCTCGGCGGCCTGTACCTGCTGCCCGAGGTGCACACCGAACGCTTCGCCGGTTTCCATGCCGTACGGGCCGAACTGAAGGACACCTACCGGCAGTTGCTGGCCGCGACGGCCGTGGGCGGCGCACTCGCCAAGAGTGAGCTGGATCTGCGTACGGATCTGGTCTTCGGGCTGATCGAAGGTGTCATCCTCGTTCACCGCTCCGATCCGGAGCGCCCGGTCTCGGCTTTCGCCGAGGCGACCGCGGACGCCGCGCTGCGCATCGTCGGCGTCTGA
- a CDS encoding ATP-binding protein, giving the protein MVSVQSPPGGRELPYARVLLLPAILMAAATGAAVALVAEPARIAVGWCGAVATLLVIAAAAEAVRRGRTVRELRAEVARRTADLEERVAAHDAEFVRLGQEILPAALELVRVGESPSEVIRKTVDAEPEWRDLPPPQRSLLTTVVRVVDRQFALRDSSQRTFVNIARRVQAIVHQQNKELREMEEDHGRNPEVFDDLLRIDHGTALIGRLADSIAVLGGGRPGRQWPLPVPLYSVLRGAMSRILEYRRVELHSIAKVNVAGVSVEPLIHAAAELLDNATRYSPPQTKVHVTAIEVQTGVAIEIEDAGVSLSEEALARTEGMIERAKMSMDLQDIGETPRLGMAVVGRLSTMYNMQISLRQSAYGGVRAVLVVPRDMLTDDPAPGFAHGIGAASAPIMDTDAVEAPDRKAKKRRPTTGPRIPSQYADMEDDVPEVTEWTANGLPQRRRRVQMSLTERYAEQARIEAEAKATGVNIWEPEPAPEEPKEPEPEPGLWVEAFMNGLKGDPDPTAFTKNPALAEADDEGDLK; this is encoded by the coding sequence ATGGTGAGTGTTCAATCGCCTCCCGGTGGCCGTGAACTTCCCTACGCGCGCGTGCTGTTGCTGCCGGCCATACTGATGGCCGCGGCGACCGGGGCCGCCGTCGCCTTGGTGGCGGAGCCGGCCCGGATCGCCGTCGGCTGGTGCGGAGCCGTCGCGACGCTCCTCGTCATCGCCGCCGCGGCCGAAGCGGTACGCCGCGGCCGCACCGTCCGTGAGCTGCGCGCCGAGGTCGCGCGCCGGACCGCCGACCTGGAAGAACGCGTCGCCGCCCACGACGCGGAGTTCGTGCGCCTGGGTCAGGAAATCCTGCCCGCGGCACTGGAGTTGGTGCGGGTCGGCGAGTCCCCGTCGGAGGTGATCCGCAAAACCGTCGACGCGGAGCCCGAGTGGCGCGACCTTCCCCCACCGCAGCGCAGTCTGCTGACCACCGTCGTCAGGGTCGTGGACCGCCAGTTCGCCCTGCGCGACTCCTCGCAGCGCACCTTCGTCAACATCGCCCGTCGCGTCCAGGCGATCGTCCACCAGCAGAACAAGGAACTGCGGGAGATGGAGGAGGACCACGGCCGTAACCCCGAGGTCTTCGACGACCTGCTCCGCATCGACCACGGCACCGCGCTGATCGGCCGTCTCGCCGACTCCATCGCCGTCCTCGGCGGCGGCCGGCCCGGCCGCCAGTGGCCCCTGCCCGTACCGCTGTACAGCGTGCTGCGCGGCGCGATGTCCCGCATCCTGGAGTACCGCCGCGTCGAACTGCACTCCATCGCCAAGGTCAATGTCGCCGGCGTCTCCGTGGAACCGCTCATCCACGCCGCGGCCGAACTCCTCGACAACGCCACCCGCTACTCGCCGCCGCAGACCAAGGTGCACGTCACCGCGATCGAGGTGCAGACCGGCGTCGCCATCGAGATCGAGGACGCCGGCGTCAGCCTCAGCGAGGAGGCCCTCGCCCGCACCGAGGGCATGATCGAGCGCGCCAAGATGAGCATGGACCTCCAGGACATCGGCGAGACCCCGCGTCTGGGCATGGCCGTCGTCGGCCGCCTCTCGACGATGTACAACATGCAGATCTCGCTGCGGCAGTCCGCGTACGGCGGCGTCCGCGCCGTCCTCGTCGTGCCGCGCGACATGCTCACCGACGACCCCGCCCCCGGCTTCGCCCACGGCATCGGCGCCGCCTCCGCACCGATCATGGACACCGACGCGGTCGAGGCACCCGACCGCAAGGCCAAGAAGCGCCGCCCCACCACCGGACCCCGGATCCCGAGCCAGTACGCGGACATGGAGGACGACGTCCCCGAGGTCACCGAGTGGACGGCCAACGGACTGCCGCAGCGGCGCCGCCGCGTGCAGATGTCGCTCACCGAGCGATACGCCGAGCAGGCGCGGATCGAGGCCGAGGCGAAGGCCACCGGGGTCAACATCTGGGAACCCGAGCCCGCCCCGGAGGAGCCGAAGGAGCCCGAGCCCGAACCCGGACTGTGGGTCGAGGCGTTCATGAACGGTCTCAA
- a CDS encoding urea amidolyase associated protein UAAP2, translating to MTRTAVTETVVPARAAWSAVVRAGETLTLTDLHGNQAVDFLVYDAHDTAVRYSAPDTIHAQGSVFLTTGSVLLSNEHTPLMTVVADEVGRHDTVGGACSKESNTLRYGHHTWSQHACVDNFLAEGAKYGLGKRDLVSNINWYMNVPVEKDGTLGIVDGISAPGLALTLRAERDVLVLVSNCPQINNPCNGFEPTAVRMTIGAAVQVQGDAS from the coding sequence ATGACCCGGACAGCCGTCACGGAGACCGTCGTTCCCGCCCGGGCCGCCTGGTCCGCCGTCGTCCGCGCGGGCGAGACGCTCACCCTCACCGACCTGCACGGCAACCAGGCCGTGGACTTCCTCGTGTACGACGCCCACGACACCGCGGTCCGCTACAGCGCGCCCGACACGATCCACGCCCAGGGCAGCGTCTTCCTCACCACCGGCAGTGTGCTCCTGTCCAACGAGCACACCCCGCTGATGACGGTCGTCGCGGACGAGGTGGGGCGCCACGACACGGTCGGCGGCGCCTGCTCCAAAGAGTCGAACACACTGCGGTACGGCCACCACACCTGGTCGCAGCACGCGTGCGTGGACAACTTCCTCGCGGAGGGCGCCAAGTACGGCCTCGGCAAGCGCGATCTCGTCTCGAACATCAACTGGTACATGAACGTGCCGGTCGAGAAGGACGGCACGCTGGGCATCGTCGACGGCATCTCCGCCCCGGGTCTGGCCCTGACCCTGCGCGCCGAGCGCGACGTGCTCGTGCTGGTCTCCAACTGCCCGCAGATCAACAACCCCTGCAACGGCTTCGAGCCGACGGCGGTGCGGATGACGATCGGGGCCGCCGTCCAGGTCCAGGGGGACGCGTCATGA